A single region of the Canis lupus dingo isolate Sandy chromosome 38, ASM325472v2, whole genome shotgun sequence genome encodes:
- the GPATCH2 gene encoding G patch domain-containing protein 2 isoform X5 yields MFGAAGRQPIGAPAAGNSWHFSRTMEELVHDLVSALEESSEQARGGFAETGDHSRSMSCPLKRQARKRRGRKRRSYNVHHPWEPGHCLSEGSDSSLEEPSKDYRENHNNNKKDHSDSDDQMLVAKRRPSSNLNNNVRGKRPLWHESDFAVDNLGNRTLRRRRKVKRMAVDLPQDICNKRTMTQPLEGCRDQDMDNDRAYQYQEFTKNKVKKRKLKIIRQGPKIQDEGVVLESEEVSQTSKDKMDYEEQKVSDELMSESDSSSLSSTDAGLFTNDEGRQGDDEQSDWFYEKESGGACGITGVVPWWEKEDPTELDKNLPDPVFESILTGSFPLMSHPGRRGFQARLSRLHGMPSKTIKKSGGTTTSMATNWTSEIPL; encoded by the exons gcATTTCAGTCGAACCATGGAAGAACTGGTTCATGATCTTGTCTCCGCGTTGGAAGAGAGCTCAGAGCAAGCTCGAGGTGGATTTGCTGAAACAGGCGATCATTCTCGAAGTATGTCTTGTCCTCTGAAACGCCAagcaaggaaaaggagagggagaaaacgAAGGTCGTATAATGTTCATCACCCATGGGAGCCTGGCCACTGCTTAAGTGAAGGCTCTGATTCTAGTTTAGAAGAACCAAGCAAGGACTATAGAGAGaatcacaataataataaaaaagatcataGTGACTCTGATGACCAAATGTTAGTGGCTAAACGCAGGCCATCATCAAACTTAAATAATAATGTACGAGGAAAAAGACCTCTATGGCACGAATCAGATTTTGCCGTGGACAACCTTGGGAACAGAACTCTGCGCAGAAGGAGAAAGGTCAAACGCATGGCAGTGGACCTCCCACAGGACATCTGTAACAAACGGACAATGACCCAGCCCCTTGAAGGTTGTAGAGACCAGGACATGGACAATGACAGAGCTTACCAATATCAAGAGTTTACCAAGAACAAagtcaaaaaaaggaaattgaaaataattagaCAAGGGCCAAAAATCCAAGATGAAGGAGTAGTTTTAGAAAGTGAGGAAGTAAGCCAGACCAGTAAGGACAAAATGGACTATGAAGAGCAAAAAGTCTCAGATGAACTCATGAGTGAAAG TGATTCCAGCAGTCTCAGCAGCACTGATGCTGGCTTATTTACGAATGATGAGGGAAGACAAG GTGATGATGAGCAGAGTGACTGGTTTTACGAGAAGGAATCAGGGGGAGCCTGTGGCATCACTGGAGTTGTGCCCTGGTGGGAAAAGGAAGATCCTACTGAGCTAGACAAAAATTTACCAGATCCTGTCTTTGAAAGTATCTTAACTGGTTCTTTCCCTCTTATGTCGCATCCAGGAAGAAGAG GTTTTCAAGCTAGACTCAGTCGCCTGCATGGAATGCCTTCTAAGACCATTAAAAAATCAGGAGGGACCACAACTTCAATG GCTACAAACTGGACCAGTGAGATTCCCCTATAA